The Bacteroidota bacterium genome segment CCTTTGTTTGATGCCATTTGCCATTCATTTTCAACCATGGCTACAGGAGGATATTCAACTAAAAATGCCAGCATTGCGTTTTACGATTCTTCCTACATCCATTATATAATCATCCTTTTTATGTTTATTGCGGGTACCAATTTCACTCTAGCCTATTTTACATTAAAAGGTGAATTTAAAAAGGTGATTGCCAATGAAGAGTTTAAAGTTTATTCCATTGGGTTAATCATAGCAGCGGTTGTCATAGCGCTTGTTCTCGTACTTGTAATGGGATTTAAACCTTCACTTGCATTCAGAGATGGACTCTTTCAAGTTGTTTCAATTGTAACGACAACGGGATTTATTACAGCGGATTATGATCAATGGAATTTGTTTATAAAGATATTTATCCTTGCTCTTTTGTTTGTTGGTGGCTGTGCAGGATCGACTGGTGGTGCAATGAAAGTGGGCAGGCATTTATTGTTGTTTAAAAATACGATTACTGAGTTCAGGCGGATTATTCATCCACGTGCTATTATTCCGGTGAGGTATAATGGAAAAGTCGTATCACCCGATATTATGTCGAATATTCTGGCTTTCTTTTATATTTATATCATGATTTTCATCTTTTCGACTTTGTTGATGATTGCTTTAGGATTGGACTTCAATAGTGCAATTGGGTCTGTTGCTGCTACACTTGGTAATATAGGCCCTGGAATTGGACAAGTTGGTCCGACTGGTAATTATGCGCAAATACCCGAATTTGGCAAATGGTTTTTGTCTTTCCTAATGTTGGTTGGTCGTTTGGAGCTTTTTACGGTAATCATACTGTTTACAAAGGCTTTCTGGAAGAAGTAATTCCTTCCTATCTTTGAAAAGCAAACACAAATCTTTAAATCTTAATGGTTTTATTACTTATTTAATGAGCTAAAGGTGAATGAATGCGCTAATGTTATTATGGCTTGCTTTATGAAGCATCTTTTATCGATGAGAAAAATTTTATTATCAATCAGTTTCTGTTTTGCCATGCTGATAACAAATGGGCAAAATTTCCCCTCTTTTTATCAAAGTGCCTTGTTGCCAATTTTTGATGAGCATTATGAATCCTATAAAAATGCATGGGGAGGTGGACTCAAATTTCCTGTATTTTCCAGTATGGATTTAAATTTTGATGGGAAAGGTGATTTAATCTTATTGGATAGAGTGGATAATCGTATTCTCACCTTCATTTATACAGATAGTTTTAATTATCAATATCGCCCACAATATGAACAGTTTTTCCCTGCATTAAAGCGCTATATGTATTTGCGCGATTATAATGGAGATGGGCTACCTGATATTTTTGCTTTCGCTAAGGATAATAACTCCGGACTCGAGGTTTATAAAAACGTTTCAACAAAATTTAACTTGCAATTTGAAAAAGTATCAGATAAGCTGCAAGCACTTTATTTTAATACTTTTTGGTCCTTATTGTACGTAAATAGTATCGACATACCCGCCATAGAAGATATGGATGGAGATGGTGATTTGGATATTTTGACATTCGGGGTTATCGGTCAACATTTAGAGTATTATGAGAATTTATCCATGGAGCTGTATGGTATTCCTGACAGTTTTTACTATGAATATGCAGATGCCTGCTGGGGTAAATTTAAGGAAGATGAGCTAACAAATAATATTACACTTGGTTCCAGTTGTGGCGCTGTCCGATCCAATCCAAAACGTCATGCAGGTTCTACTAGCTTGGTCATAGATTTGGATGCAGATAATGATTGGGATTTGTTATTGGGCGATGTGAGTTATCCAGCGTATTATGCATTAATCAATGGTAAAAATGATTTTTCATGGCCACTAGATAGTATGATTTCAATAGATAATCATTTTCCTTCTGATGATAGCTCCGTTTTTATTAAGAATATGCCAGCTGGTTTTTTCCTGGATGTAAATAGCGATGGCCAAAAGGATTTAATCATGAGTCCACAAGGGATGGAGACGATTGATACCTTTCAGTCTCTTAATCAAATTTGGCTTTATCGCAATGATGGGCAGAATAATAAACCCGATTTTAAATTCAAAATGAATGATTTTTTACAGAAGGATATGATTGATTTGGGAGGTCGAACTTCACCATCATTTTTTGATTATGATCAGGATGGTGATTTAGATCTATTTGTCAGCACTATTGGAGACTTTGACCAAAGCTACTATCAACATGATCGATTAGTTCTGTACAAGAATAAAGGAACAAAATCGAATCCTGAGTTTCATTTAGAGGATAAGGATTATCTGCATTTGTCTACTCTTAATTTGCGTGGAATAAAAGCCGCATTTGGGGATTTAGATGGAGATGGAGATCTGGATTTATTGCTTGGAAAAGCAGATGGGAAACTCATTTATTTTAAAAACACAGCACTAAGCGGGCAAATTGCAAGCTTTAGCTGGGTCACAAACTCCTATCAAAACATAGATGTAGGCGAATTTAGTTCCCCTTGTATATTTGATGTAAATGGCGATTTATTAAACGATTTAATTATAGGAGAACAATACGCTAGTTTGAAATATTATCGAAACAAGGGAACTTTATCAAATCCAATATTTGCTCTTGAGCAAGATACTTTTGGTCAAGTAAATTTTGATTTATTCTTGCGCCAATATTCATCACCTGCTGTTTACGATTTAAACAACAACCAAAAAGACGATTTGATTATTTCCACTCGAGATCAAAACATTTATTATGTGGCCGACTTTCAGGATCATTTGAACGATAGCTTTCATCTTCAGTCTTTATCAATTCGAGATTCAGTAAATGGTCGCTCAGTAAATACGCTTATTGGGCATCGACTTTCTGTTGCTTTTGCTGATTTATTTGATACGAAGAATATCGATTTAATAATTGGCAGCGATAGGGGTGGATTACTCTATTATTCAACTCAATACGACTCGGTAAATATATCATTAGCCGAAACAAAAAAATCGACCCAAGATTTCCATGTTGATGTTTATCCCAATCCCTTTACCAGCTTTATTAATATCCGCTTTATAGGGATGAATACAGATTATGCGATAGATATAAAAGATGTCAATGGGAAAATAATTCATCAGGAAAGCATTTCCGTAAGCGATTATTATAGCATGCAATTGCCTGACATGAAAAAAGGTTTTTATATACTGAGTATAATTAATAAACAGAATGAAACCGTTTATCGGCAGAAAATAATAAAAATTGATTAACAAGGTTACATTTCCTTGCTGAAAAACACTAATGATAAAAGTAATAAACAGCTTATAAGCGTTAAATTCAAATTTTAAAAATTGGTTCTATGATGTTCAGGAAACTTCTATTTCTTATTATAATAGCAACTACTCCATTAATTGTTATTAGTCAACAATTCCCAAAATACTATCAAAGCAATATTATTGAGGTTTACGATAGCAATAATGCATTATTTGTTAATCCTTTTGGAGGTGGATTGAAATTTCCAGTTTTTGCCAGTTTTCATTTAAATAGTGATAATAAAGCTGATTTAGTTATTCTCGATAAAGTGGATAATAGAATATTGACCTTTATTAACGAGGGCAATATGAAATATACCTATCGTCCTGAATTTGAAAGATTTTTCCCCGATTCTTTGGTTAGTTTCCTCGTTTTTAAAGATTATGATAATGATGGTAAAAACGATTTGTTCACCTATTCAAATGTATCGGGTGCTGGAATATCTGTTTATAAGAATACCAGCAATCAAATAGATGGAATCAGGTTTGAAATGGCTAGCGAGCAATTGATTACTTATGACTGGGGAAATTATCAGTTTTCTTACAATTTGCCTCTCTTTCAGGTAGATATGCCTGCCATTATTGATATGGATGAGGACGGTGATTTGGATATGTTGATTTTTGATGAGTTAGGAGGTTCGTGGTTGAAACTGTACAACAATATGTCGGTGGAATTATGTGGAAATGCCAACGCATTACTTTTTACAAGCATTGACCATTATTGGGGAGAATTTTACGAAAGTGACAACACCAACGAGGTTACCCTGAACCAAAAGTATAATTGGGGTTATCGTTATTATAAGCAGAATTATGATTCTCTAAAAGCGATTTGGGATATTGATTCAATTTGTAATCCTGATATTGGATTGAAACCAGACAGAATAAAAGAGTCGAATTATAGGACACCAAAGCGACACATTGGATCCACCATTCTTGCTGAAGACATGGATGATGATGATGATATAGATCTTCTAGTAGGCGATATCGGTTATTCAGGTATTTTGATGCTTGAAAATGGAAAATCCGATAGTAATTTGGCTTTCAATAAAATTATTAGTAACAATTTGCATTTTCCATTAAGCTCAAAAGAGGTCGATATTCCACAAATGCCAGCATCGTATTATATTGATATTGATTTGGATGGAGTGAAAGATATGGTATTTGCACCTTATGATATGGATGAAATTGATACGTTCAAAAGCTTAAATCAAATTTGGCTGTATCTGAACAAGGGAAGCAATAATAATCTTGATTTGAAATATGAAAGCAATAATTTTTTGCAACATGAAATGATTGATTTGGGAGGAGCTACTTCTCCTGCTTTTTGTGATTATGACCATGATGGCGATCAGGATTTGTTTGTTATCAGTAAAGGCGACTTTCATCAAACATATTATCAGGCTGATCAGTTGTATTTATTTGAGAACATTGGAAATGGTGATAATGCCATTTTTAAAATGATTAATAATGATTATTTAAGCTTGTCAACCTATAAATATCGAGGCCTTAAACCTGCTTTTGCTGATGTTGATTCAGATGGAGATCAGGATTTATTTTTTGGTAGAATCAATGGCAAACTTATGTATTTTGAAAATAAAGCAGCAAGTGGTCAGGTTGCAAGTTTTCAATTACAAACCATCGATTATCAGTCTATTGATGTAGGTGATTACAGTGCACCTGCTTTTGCTGATTTAAATAACGATAGCCTTGTTGATATGATAATAGGTGAAAAAAGAGGAGTAATATACTATTACCAAAATACAGGTACTACATCCAATCCTGTTTTTACACTAACTTCTTCTAAACTGGGCAATATTGATTTTCCTTCTTCTGAAGTATTTTTAAGTCCTGTTTTAGGTGATATTGACAGCAACGGAGCCATCGATTTAATTCTGGGTGCACAGGTTTTTGAATTGTTTTATCAATATACCGGGGGTAAATTATATTTTTATCCTGATATAAGTAATGATCTGACAGCTACATTTGAGTTAAAGGATTCCATTTTACTTGACTCAGAATCCAAACAACCGCTGATAAGGTCGGTAGGTCACAATGTTAGTCCGGCAATTGCCAAGCTTGATGGAGATCAGTTTCCAGATATTATTTGTGGAGGTAAACGCGGAGGATTGACACTTTTTAATACGAACCACTCACTTTTTACAGTTATTACTGCTAACAAAGAGTTAACCATTTGTCCGGGCGATAGCATTACATTACATGCAGGAGCAGGCTTTGATAAATATGAATGGAATACAGGTGAGACCAGTGCGAGCGTTACAGTTGATTCTGCTTTCACCTATAGTTGCAAGGTAACCAAGGGAATTGTTTCCTATACAGCCTATATAACAATCAATGTGCATAGCGGTATTTTAGATGCTGAGTTTGATTATGATATTGATGAACGAAAGGTTGACTTTAGTTTAAAAAACCTTCAAATAAAATCTGTTCATTGGGATTTTGGTGATGGAGCATATACTTTGGATGAGAATAACCCTTCTCACACCTATACTCAGCAAGGAACCTATGTGGTTTGTATGAGTGTAAAAGATGTTTGCGGAGGAATTGATAAGGAGTGTAAAAGCATATTTGTTCAATCTTCAGTTAACGAAATCAAAGAATTTGGAATCAAGTTATATCCAAATCCTTTTTCAAACTATTTGATGTTAGAATCAAGCGAGATAAATATCGATGGTTTTGAAGTTATTCTGACGGATATGTTGGGAAAGGTTAACTTTAGAAAAATATTGAATCAAAACTCTTTGCAATATCTTGATTTGTCGGAAATTCCTTCAGGAATGTATATTGTACAGGTTTTAAACAAGGAAAAGCAAGAGAAAAGCTACAAGCGGATTCTGAAATACTAAGAAATTATAATTTCTTCATGAATTCAGCTCCTTTTGTCAAAAAGGCGTCAAGTTCTTTCAGGTTTAATATCCATTTGTTGGTTTGAATGGCAACAAAATCATTTCCCACTAATTCAGGAATCACACTCTGAGAATTATGGATTGTGATTAACTCAAGTGGCATGACTGTTTTGGCTACTTGTAAAAATTCGGTAATCGTTTTTGAATTAACGAAAGTTGGGTTAGTTTCTTTGCTATTGGTGAATATGGAAACTTTTTTGTCGATGGAATCGAAACCCGTTTTATATCTTTTTTTAATGCTGAACATATCAAACCAATCACGTTTGATTATTTTTATTTCATGCTTACAATCTGCTATTTTTAAGAAAAAACCGCAATATGATTTACTCGTATATGCTTTTGGAGAAAAGGAATCGTAAAAAATAAAATAAAGATCTTTTTTTACTTCATTGAAATCAAAGACTACATATTTTGTTGCTAAAAATCGATCTCCTGTAACTAGTAGATGATCTTTTCTTTTTGAACTGGAATAGTGTTTAATTCCTTTTTTGTTCGCAAAATTCTCTAACAATTGGATTGATGTTGTTTCAGTCATGCTATTGGATTAATCAATTTCAAATGTACAATAAAATTTAGATCATATCGGATTTATTAGCATGTTAATGATGCATGTGTTCCTTAATCATTAAACAGAAAGAACCCTAGCCCACCAGGGTCTCGGATGATGATATTGTCTGCAATATTTTCTTTATTGAAATAGGTGATTTCTTCGGTTATGGGGATTTTGATTTTCCTGATATGATCGATTATCTCCATGTTTTTCTCTCCATTAAAATAGGTTAATGAAGGATTGAAAAATAAATGAGGACAAGCCAAAGGACGCATCAAACTAATGGTTAAATTATCTGTATTTTTCAAGCTTATCCATCCTTCACCCAGTGATCCCATGCTGGTTGAGAATCCAAGTTTTTGCCAAATTTCAAAGGATAATTCCATATCCATAGTTTCCAAACTCAAGCCAGCTGAGTTTCCAAGTGCAGATGGTTTAATTTGAGCTAGATCCATATCAATAATTGACTGGCTTTCGATTAAATATATCCAACATCCACTGGGATCGGCAAGTGCAAATCCATCTGTAATTTTAATAACTTTAGTTATCTTTTCCAGCTCTAAAACCATCTCTTTCCAATCGGGGCTAAATAGCTTTACACCTGCCCGGGCATATCGGTCAGTATTAATTTCTATGACCACTGTGCCATCTGAAACTATTGTTGGATTATTAGTTGACAGAACTTCAAAATCAAGTTTCTCATAAAATGCAATACTATCAGATAGGGAAGGAGTAGGGCTTAATATACATGTGTTCATTTCATTCTGTTTTCAATTTTTTATAAGCCAAATATTCAGCTAAATTCCATGATAAGATTGACTTATTTCCCCATTTTGTAATGAATTCAGTTTGCCTTTTTTCAATAGCAGCAACATATTCTTCAGGTGTCATATAACGAGCCCTAAAATTATACTTTTCTTTTTGAATCATATTTAGCTGATTCAATTCTTCCAATGTTTTATCCAAATAGGGCAGTGCTTTATCGGAAAGTGTGGCCATGTAATCAAGATGAAGAAAACTTTCAGTGGACTTTTTGAAATTGTATTTAGCAATTATGACATCCCAGTTAATACTGGAACTAATAAGCAAAATGATTAGCAATGCCAGCGAATTGGTTCGGAATAAATAAAAAGTAGATTTTTTCTTTTTTACTTTAAGGATTACGGTAAGCAAACCAAAAAGTGTGAGAATCAGGAATATAAAAACGCCAATGCGTTTATAAGCTAAAGCAAAATGACTAATATAAATAAAGTTGCGAATGGCAACAGAAATTACAAGAAAAGCATTTTGTGCTAACCAAATGTAACTCAAGTAGGTGAGGAACTTATTTCGGGAGTAAAAATTCAAATTGGCTCGGAAGAAGAATAGAACAATTCCCATGGAAATTATGATAGATAATATGAGCAAATAGGTGCCTTCGTGAACAAATTGTTTTAAATATTGTCCTTCATACTCAAAATTTAGCCACACCCAATAAACATCCATGCAATTGAGCAATAGAATTAAAATGTTTAATGCAAATAATAAAAAGATGGCAGCTTTGTATTCATTTTTCAAGGCATTCATACGAAAGTGAATGACCTTCTTTGTTCTGGTTCTTAGCAACTTATCGCTGCTGTTTTTATCTTTTTCAGCTATCCATTTATTTTTGATTCTGATAAGGAGAAAACTACTGATTAATAATCCTATCAGAAATGTCAATAGAATTAAAAAATCGAAGTCTTGAAACACATAAATCCAGGCATCTGAAATAGCTTCACCTACTTTGGTAATCATTTTTTCAAAAACAGGATTGCTGGCCTTATAAATAAAAATGAAAACAATTATAAGCACAATAGGCACCAGAAAAATGCTCAAATTTCTGAAGATACGAAGTGGTTTTGTGCCTTTTTTTTCTTGTCCTCCTAATTTCTCAAAAAATTGAATTTGAGCATGTAGCAATGAATTTAGGCCTAGCACAAAAGCATGTATTAATGATTTTACTTCTGGGTATATTAAACTGCCAATAAAAAGGATAAGGGAGATAAAATGAATGATATAGCCAAAGACCGAATAGCAAATGACTGAGAAAATCAAACTGGTTATCAGGCTCAGTCCGCAAATAATTTGACTAAAGCTTGAGGATTTAAATTGTTTAGTAATGAGCAACCATACAATGAAAATGATTTCGAAAACAAGTAGATTGAGCCCTAATGCTTGTTTATGAAAGAGGGTGGTTATTATTATTGCAGCAATAAGAACTTGAAGTAATGGTTTTTTATTAATCATAGACCTGATATAGATGAATATGAACTAAACGCAATTTAAGTATGAAAATTATTCTCAACCTAAAATAAACGATTCTGTTCCTTAAGCTTTTTTTGTATCAATAATATCCCGTAGGGATTAAATAGTTTTATAATTTCAAAGGAACACGAACTAAACCCCGTTTGGGGTGATATAAAATTATATCGTTTAGTTATTTGGAAAATTATTTAATACAGACATCATCCATACTTCGTCCCTACAGGACAGAA includes the following:
- a CDS encoding TrkH family potassium uptake protein, with the protein product MLNFKLILNILGRLIVLTGLLMLTSAIVSFYYHSPDLNAILISSAICLVSGFLLHILTRKSDHVPGKKEGYFIVASGWLVISFFGMLPYILSGEIPRITDAFFETMSGFTTTGASILTNIEGMSPGLLYWRSMTQWIGGMGIIVMTIAIIPYLGIGGMQLFVAEVPGFAPDKLHPRIKETAKRLWAIYVLFTVAEIILLYAGEMPLFDAICHSFSTMATGGYSTKNASIAFYDSSYIHYIIILFMFIAGTNFTLAYFTLKGEFKKVIANEEFKVYSIGLIIAAVVIALVLVLVMGFKPSLAFRDGLFQVVSIVTTTGFITADYDQWNLFIKIFILALLFVGGCAGSTGGAMKVGRHLLLFKNTITEFRRIIHPRAIIPVRYNGKVVSPDIMSNILAFFYIYIMIFIFSTLLMIALGLDFNSAIGSVAATLGNIGPGIGQVGPTGNYAQIPEFGKWFLSFLMLVGRLELFTVIILFTKAFWKK
- a CDS encoding T9SS type A sorting domain-containing protein, which gives rise to MRKILLSISFCFAMLITNGQNFPSFYQSALLPIFDEHYESYKNAWGGGLKFPVFSSMDLNFDGKGDLILLDRVDNRILTFIYTDSFNYQYRPQYEQFFPALKRYMYLRDYNGDGLPDIFAFAKDNNSGLEVYKNVSTKFNLQFEKVSDKLQALYFNTFWSLLYVNSIDIPAIEDMDGDGDLDILTFGVIGQHLEYYENLSMELYGIPDSFYYEYADACWGKFKEDELTNNITLGSSCGAVRSNPKRHAGSTSLVIDLDADNDWDLLLGDVSYPAYYALINGKNDFSWPLDSMISIDNHFPSDDSSVFIKNMPAGFFLDVNSDGQKDLIMSPQGMETIDTFQSLNQIWLYRNDGQNNKPDFKFKMNDFLQKDMIDLGGRTSPSFFDYDQDGDLDLFVSTIGDFDQSYYQHDRLVLYKNKGTKSNPEFHLEDKDYLHLSTLNLRGIKAAFGDLDGDGDLDLLLGKADGKLIYFKNTALSGQIASFSWVTNSYQNIDVGEFSSPCIFDVNGDLLNDLIIGEQYASLKYYRNKGTLSNPIFALEQDTFGQVNFDLFLRQYSSPAVYDLNNNQKDDLIISTRDQNIYYVADFQDHLNDSFHLQSLSIRDSVNGRSVNTLIGHRLSVAFADLFDTKNIDLIIGSDRGGLLYYSTQYDSVNISLAETKKSTQDFHVDVYPNPFTSFINIRFIGMNTDYAIDIKDVNGKIIHQESISVSDYYSMQLPDMKKGFYILSIINKQNETVYRQKIIKID
- a CDS encoding PKD domain-containing protein, whose product is MMFRKLLFLIIIATTPLIVISQQFPKYYQSNIIEVYDSNNALFVNPFGGGLKFPVFASFHLNSDNKADLVILDKVDNRILTFINEGNMKYTYRPEFERFFPDSLVSFLVFKDYDNDGKNDLFTYSNVSGAGISVYKNTSNQIDGIRFEMASEQLITYDWGNYQFSYNLPLFQVDMPAIIDMDEDGDLDMLIFDELGGSWLKLYNNMSVELCGNANALLFTSIDHYWGEFYESDNTNEVTLNQKYNWGYRYYKQNYDSLKAIWDIDSICNPDIGLKPDRIKESNYRTPKRHIGSTILAEDMDDDDDIDLLVGDIGYSGILMLENGKSDSNLAFNKIISNNLHFPLSSKEVDIPQMPASYYIDIDLDGVKDMVFAPYDMDEIDTFKSLNQIWLYLNKGSNNNLDLKYESNNFLQHEMIDLGGATSPAFCDYDHDGDQDLFVISKGDFHQTYYQADQLYLFENIGNGDNAIFKMINNDYLSLSTYKYRGLKPAFADVDSDGDQDLFFGRINGKLMYFENKAASGQVASFQLQTIDYQSIDVGDYSAPAFADLNNDSLVDMIIGEKRGVIYYYQNTGTTSNPVFTLTSSKLGNIDFPSSEVFLSPVLGDIDSNGAIDLILGAQVFELFYQYTGGKLYFYPDISNDLTATFELKDSILLDSESKQPLIRSVGHNVSPAIAKLDGDQFPDIICGGKRGGLTLFNTNHSLFTVITANKELTICPGDSITLHAGAGFDKYEWNTGETSASVTVDSAFTYSCKVTKGIVSYTAYITINVHSGILDAEFDYDIDERKVDFSLKNLQIKSVHWDFGDGAYTLDENNPSHTYTQQGTYVVCMSVKDVCGGIDKECKSIFVQSSVNEIKEFGIKLYPNPFSNYLMLESSEINIDGFEVILTDMLGKVNFRKILNQNSLQYLDLSEIPSGMYIVQVLNKEKQEKSYKRILKY
- a CDS encoding DUF4173 domain-containing protein, which translates into the protein MINKKPLLQVLIAAIIITTLFHKQALGLNLLVFEIIFIVWLLITKQFKSSSFSQIICGLSLITSLIFSVICYSVFGYIIHFISLILFIGSLIYPEVKSLIHAFVLGLNSLLHAQIQFFEKLGGQEKKGTKPLRIFRNLSIFLVPIVLIIVFIFIYKASNPVFEKMITKVGEAISDAWIYVFQDFDFLILLTFLIGLLISSFLLIRIKNKWIAEKDKNSSDKLLRTRTKKVIHFRMNALKNEYKAAIFLLFALNILILLLNCMDVYWVWLNFEYEGQYLKQFVHEGTYLLILSIIISMGIVLFFFRANLNFYSRNKFLTYLSYIWLAQNAFLVISVAIRNFIYISHFALAYKRIGVFIFLILTLFGLLTVILKVKKKKSTFYLFRTNSLALLIILLISSSINWDVIIAKYNFKKSTESFLHLDYMATLSDKALPYLDKTLEELNQLNMIQKEKYNFRARYMTPEEYVAAIEKRQTEFITKWGNKSILSWNLAEYLAYKKLKTE